In Trifolium pratense cultivar HEN17-A07 linkage group LG7, ARS_RC_1.1, whole genome shotgun sequence, a genomic segment contains:
- the LOC123895428 gene encoding uncharacterized protein LOC123895428 yields the protein MMAIEKNSFKVSKVDSECSPMSRETTMSSGEEDDVQRRNSVAESEDDDDEFDDADSGAGSDDFDLLELGETGAEFCQIGNQTCSIPLELYDLSGLEDILSVDVWNECLSEEERFELAKYLPDMDQETFVLTLKELFTGCNFQFGSPVKKLFDMLKGGLCEPRVALYREGLNFVQKRQHYHLLKKHHNSMISNLCQIRDAWLNCRGYSIEERLRVLNIMSSQKSLMCEKMDDVEADSSDEESGEGMWSKKNKDKKNAQKFARFPFHGAGSGLEFRPREQSAVLEQEKSNKQNPKGILKLAGSKTHSAKDPTGHSSSVYHGLDMNHRLNGSASARSQHNKSTGYDLGSIRRMGDQLWNGDNEEEMPFGLNVHRDRNAFHSSLMDKSSALRVGKRHDLLRGDEIAGENLMGLSMSSKTDLRGYTRNPNQSSDLQLFTAKPPSKRGSLDFPRQGKYTENVQQFLGSDQPKSRSKGSKLLHKGDMIDSPYHGDLFYNKTPAQEFGMDSLFKYDWNPKSKKRKAERESPDLSYTAYMSSSPQVSDRLLSSDFRTKSLQDKMRGSFIQNGGKDTKSFRGSHMLVRSEETESDSSEQLDDDEDNNPFLQSKFTYPIGTGAGSLNKSLKSRIDPNKAKFGRADMKAHVITQSRKKGGVAEQGNMHGAENYLSKNTKQKSKIFNGGPLHNPAGKFIEESYPSVSGMLNGVHDDWRQLYKSKNDRIRGEPVERFDMPSSTAYAAEHKKKGRISLDHSLMKSKYLHDYGNDEDDSLENRLLGDENGVGQSKFWRKGQKNVAYMDEHNERSEVPLLGCNSAMKKRKMKSGAADFGERDEDANLLSSIPPKTDELPSFSMKRKSKKKPGAEIVISEMENSELLVTDTVTAEVEPEAKPQKKPFVLITPTVHTEFSFSIMHLLSAVRMAMLSPPAQESMEVGKPVEQQNKMQEDNANGVISSDKVAADGEPSAQLNTPSLTVQEIVNRVRSNPGDPCILETQEPLQDLVRGVLKIISSKTAPLGAKGWKVLAVYERSTRSWSWTGPALQPNSSDLDPVEAVASPEAWGLPHKMLVKLVDSFANWLKCGQDTLKQIGSLPEPPLALMQANLDEKERFRDLRAQKSLNTISPSSEEVRAYFRKEELLRYSIPDRAFSYTAADGKKSIVAPLRRCGGKPTSKARDHFMLKRDRPPHVTILCLVRDSAARLPGSIGTRADVCTLIRDSQYIVEDVSDAQINQVVSGALDRLHYERDPCVQFDGERKLWVYLHREREEEDFEDDGTSSTKKWKRQKKDATDQSDQPTEPTVAVACNGTGEQSGFDLCSDLNVDPPCNEDDKGAVQLLPNDTRLNAEDHVVVNPVSEEGNVCEDNSMAWETLDLNPTRELCQENSTNEDFGDESFGQERPVELLSASLL from the coding sequence ATGATGGCAATTGAGAAGAACAGTTTTAAGGTGTCAAAGGTTGATTCTGAGTGTTCGCCGATGAGTAGAGAAACGACTATGTCTAGTGGTGAGGAGGATGATGTTCAGCGGCGTAACTCTGTGGCGGAATcggaggatgatgatgatgagtttgatgatgcTGATTCTGGGGCAGGGTCTGATGATTTTGATTTGCTTGAATTGGGTGAGACTGGGGCTGAGTTTTGTCAGATTGGGAATCAGACTTGTAGCATTCCGTTGGAACTGTATGATCTTTCTGGGCTTGAAGATATACTTTCGGTGGATGTGTGGAATGAATGTTTGAGTGAAGAGGAGAGGTTTGAACTTGCTAAGTATCTTCCTGATATGGATCAAGAGACTTTTGTTCTAACCTTGAAAGAGCTTTTTACTGGTTGTAACTTTCAGTTTGGGAGTCCTGTTAAGAAGTTATTTGATATGCTGAAGGGTGGTCTGTGTGAGCCAAGAGTTGCCCTTTACAGGGAGGGATTGAATTTTGTTCAGAAGCGGCAACATTATCATTTGTTGAAGAAGCATCACAACAGCATGATTAGCAATCTTTGTCAGATAAGAGATGCTTGGCTCAACTGCAGAGGATATAGTATTGAAGAAAGGCTCCGTGTCCTGAATATTATGAGCAGTCAAAAGAGTTTGATGTGTGAGAAGATGGATGATGTGGAGGCTGATTCTTCAGATGAAGAGTCCGGTGAAGGTATGTGGAGTAAGAAGAACAAAGATAAGAAAAATGCCCAGAAATTTGCTCGATTTCCTTTTCATGGTGCGGGTTCAGGTTTAGAATTCCGTCCACGAGAACAATCAGCAGTTTTGGAACAAGAGAAGTCTAACAAGCAAAACCCTAAAGGTATACTCAAGTTGGCTGGTTCGAAGACTCATTCAGCAAAGGACCCAACAGGTCACTCGTCCTCTGTCTACCATGGTTTGGATATGAACCACAGGCTTAATGGTTCAGCTTCTGCTCGTTCTCAACATAATAAGTCAACTGGATATGATTTGGGGTCAATCCGCAGGATGGGGGATCAATTGTGGAATGGCGACAATGAGGAGGAAATGCCATTTGGATTAAATGTCCATCGAGATCGTAATGCATTCCATAGCAGCCTGATGGACAAGTCTAGTGCTCTGAGAGTGGGAAAGAGGCATGACCTTCTGAGAGGTGATGAAATAGCGGGTGAAAATTTGATGGGTCTGTCTATGTCTTCAAAGACTGATCTGCGTGGATACACAagaaatccaaaccaatcctcTGATTTGCAGTTGTTCACAGCAAAGCCACCTTCTAAGAGAGGTTCCCTCGATTTTCCTAGACAGGGCAAGTATACTGAAAATGTTCAACAATTTCTAGGTAGTGACCAGCCGAAGTCAAGATCAAAGGGTTCAAAGTTATTACATAAAGGTGATATGATTGACTCACCATATCATGGTGATCTTTTTTACAACAAAACACCAGCACAGGAATTTGGTATGGATtcattatttaaatatgattggAATCCAAAAAGCAAGAAACGAAAAGCAGAGAGAGAGTCTCCTGATCTCAGTTATACAGCTTATATGTCTTCCTCGCCACAGGTCAGTGATAGACTTCTTTCCTCCGACTTCAGAACAAAATCATTGCAAGACAAGATGAGAGGCAGTTTTATACAGAATGGAGGAAAAGATACAAAGTCTTTCAGGGGTAGTCATATGCTCGTAAGAAGTGAAGAGACTGAATCAGATTCATCAGAAcagttggatgatgatgaggaTAATAATCCTTTTTTGCAGAGCAAGTTTACTTACCCAATTGGTACAGGTGCTGGTTCTCTCAACAAATCATTGAAGTCTCGTATAGATCCTAATAAGGCCAAATTTGGTAGGGCAGATATGAAGGCACATGTTATAACACAGTCCAGAAAGAAAGGTGGTGTTGCAGAGCAGGGGAACATGCATGGTGCAGAGAATTACCTTTCAAAAAATACAAAGCAGAAGAGTAAAATATTCAACGGTGGTCCTTTGCATAACCCTGCTGGTAAATTCATTGAAGAGAGCTATCCCTCAGTATCTGGTATGTTAAATGGTGTTCATGATGATTGGAGGCAGCTATACAAAAGCAAGAATGATCGAATACGAGGGGAACCTGTTGAAAGGTTTGACATGCCCTCTTCAACTGCATATGCTGCTGAGCATAAGAAGAAAGGGAGAATTTCCCTTGATCATTCCCTTATGAAGTCAAAATATTTACATGATTATGGTAATGATGAGGATGACTCACTTGAGAATCGGTTGCTAGGGGATGAAAATGGAGTTGGACAGAGCAAATTTTGGAGAAAAGGGCAGAAAAATGTTGCATATATGGATGAGCATAATGAAAGATCTGAAGTACCATTACTTGGTTGTAACTCAGCAATGAAGAAGCGAAAAATGAAGTCTGGTGCAGCAGATTTTGGTGAAAGAGATGAAGATGCCAATCTTCTGTCAAGCATTCCTCCGAAAACAGATGAGTTGCCTTCTTTTTCTATGAAAAGAAAGTCAAAGAAAAAGCCAGGAGCTGAGATTGTTATTTCTGAAATGGAAAATTCTGAACTGCTTGTTACTGATACGGTGACAGCAGAAGTGGAACCGGAAGCCAAGCCACAGAAAAAGCCATTCGTTTTGATCACACCTACTGTTCATActgaattttcattttctattatGCATCTTCTTTCAGCAGTCCGCATGGCAATGCTTAGTCCACCAGCACAAGAAAGTATGGAGGTGGGGAAGCCTGTAGAACAGCAGAACAAAATGCAGGAAGACAATGCCAATGGTGTCATTTCTAGTGATAAAGTGGCTGCTGATGGTGAACCATCTGCCCAACTGAATACGCCTTCTCTTACTGTTCAGGAGATTGTCAATCGTGTGAGATCAAACCCTGGCGATCCCTGTATTCTTGAGACACAAGAGCCATTGCAGGATTTGGTCAGAGGTGTTCTAAAGATAATTTCTTCCAAAACGGCACCTTTAGGAGCAAAGGGTTGGAAGGTACTAGCAGTTTATGAAAGATCTACCAGAAGTTGGTCTTGGACTGGCCCAGCCTTACAACCTAATTCATCTGACCTTGATCCCGTTGAGGCAGTGGCATCTCCTGAAGCTTGGGGCCTTCCTCATAAGATGCTTGTCAAGTTGGTCGATTCCTTTGCCAATTGGTTGAAATGTGGTCAGGATACTCTAAAACAAATAGGAAGTCTCCCGGAACCACCCttggcattgatgcaagctAACCTTGATGAGAAGGAAAGGTTTAGGGACCTGAGGGCCCAAAAGAGTCTTAACACCATAAGCCCAAGTTCAGAAGAAGTGAGGGCTTATTTTCGCAAGGAAGAACTTCTCAGGTACTCAATTCCTGACAGAGCTTTCTCATATACTGCTGCTGATGGTAAGAAGTCTATTGTGGCTCCTTTGAGAAGATGTGGCGGCAAGCCAACATCAAAAGCCAGAGACCATTTTATGTTGAAACGCGATCGCCCACCGCATGTTACAATTCTCTGTCTTGTCAGAGATTCAGCTGCTAGGTTGCCTGGAAGTATTGGTACTAGAGCAGATGTTTGTACATTAATTCGAGATTCTCAATACATTGTTGAAGATGTCTCTGATGCACAAATTAACCAAGTAGTTAGTGGAGCCTTGGATAGATTGCATTATGAACGTGATCCTTGTGTGCAATTTGATGGTGAGAGGAAACTGTGGGTTTATTTACatagagaaagagaagaagaagatttcGAGGATGATGGCACGTCATCCACAAAGAAATGGAAGAGACAGAAAAAAGATGCTACTGATCAATCTGATCAGCCAACAGAGCCAACAGTAGCCGTTGCTTGTAACGGTACTGGAGAGCAAAGCGGATTTGATTTGTGCTCTGATCTCAATGTGGATCCACCATGCAACGAGGATGACAAGGGAGCAGTCCAACTTCTGCCTAATGATACAAGGCTGAATGCGGAGGATCATGTTGTTGTGAACCCTGTTTCCGAAGAAGGCAATGTTTGTGAAGACAATTCAATGGCTTGGGAGACTCTTGATTTGAATCCCACTCGAGAGTTATGCCAAGAAAATTCAACaaatgaagattttggtgaTGAATCCTTTGGGCAAGAAAGGCCTGTTGAACTACTAAGTGCAAGCTTATTGTGA
- the LOC123897247 gene encoding kinesin-like protein KIN-5D isoform X2, with product MEVQQKRGGGGGGLVPLSPSQTPRSTDKAVRDLRSADSNSNSHSKYDKEKGVNVQVLVRCRPMNEDEMRLHTPVVISCNEGRREVAAVQSIANKQIDRTFVFDKVFGPTSQQKELYDQAVSPIVYEVLEGYNCTIFAYGQTGTGKTYTMEGGAIKKNGEFPTDAGVIPRAVKQIFDILEAQSAEYSMKVTFLELYNEEITDLLAPEETTKFVDEKSKKPIALMEDGKGGVLVRGLEEEIVCTATEIYKILEKGSAKRRTAETLLNKQSSRSHSIFSITIHIKECTPEGEEMIKCGKLNLVDLAGSENISRSGAREGRAREAGEINKSLLTLGRVINALVEHSGHVPYRDSKLTRLLRDSLGGKTKTCIIATVSPSIHCLEETLSTLDYAHRAKNIKNKPEVNQKMMKSAMIKDLYSEIDRLKQEVYAAREKNGIYIPRDRYLHEEAEKKAMAEKIERMELDADSKDKNLVELQELYNSQQLLTAELSGKLEKTERSLEETEQTLFDLEERHKQANATIKEKEFLISNLLKSEKELVERAIELRAELENAASDVSNLFSKIERKDKIEEGNRVLIQKFQSQLAQQLEALHKTVSASVMHQEQQLKDMEEDMQSFVSTKSEATEDLRIRVGELKNMYGSGIKALDNLAEELKANNQLTYEDLKSEVAKHSSALEDLFKGIALEADSLLNDLQNSLHKQEANLTAYAHQQREAHARAVETTRAVSKITMNFFETIDRHASSLTQIVEETQVVNDQKLSELEKKFEECTAYEEKQLLEKVAEMLASSNARKKKLVQMAVNDLRESANCRTSKLQREALTMQESTSSVKTEWIVHMKKTESNYHEDTSAVEYGKKDLAEVLEICLNKAEVGSQQWRNAQDSLLSLEKRNAASVDTIVRGGMEANQALRTRFSSSVSTTLEDAGIANTDINSSIDHSLQLDHEACGNLNSMITPCCGDLRELKGGHYHRIVEITENAGKCLLNEYMVDEPSCSTPTRRLFNLPSVSSIEELRTPSFEELLKAFWDAKSQKLSNGDIKHTGSYEATQSVRDSRVPLTTIN from the exons ATGGAGGTTCAACAGAAacgaggtggtggtggtggtggattgGTGCCGTTATCGCCGTCGCAGACGCCGCGTTCGACGGATAAAGCAGTGCGAGATCTACGATCTGCTGATTCGAATTCAAATAGTCATAGTAAGTATGATAAAGAGAAAGGAGTTAATGTTCAGGTTTTGGTTCGGTGTAG GCCAATGAATGAAGATGAAATGCGGCTTCATACACCGGTTGTGATTTCGTGtaatgaaggaagaagagaagtTGCAGCTGTTCAGAGTATAGCTAACAAGCAGATCGATAGAACTTTTGTATTTGATAAG GTGTTTGGTCCTACCTCTCAACAGAAAGAATTGTATGATCAGGCGGTGTCTCCCATTGTGTATGAAGTGCTTGAGGGATATAACTGTACAATTTTTGCATATGGACAGACAGGAACAGGGAAGACATACACCATGGAAGGAGGCGCGATAAAGAAG AATGGCGAATTTCCAACTGATGCTGGTGTCATCCCAAGAGCTGTGAAGCAGATTTTTGATATATTAGAAGCTCAGAGTGCTGAATACAGTATGAAAGTAACATTTTTGGAGCTTTACAATGAGGAAATAACTGATCTTTTGGCCCCTGAGGAGACTACAAAATTTGTAGATGAAAAGTCTAAGAAACCTATTGCTTTAATGGAAGATGGGAAAGGGGGTGTTCTTGTTAGAGGATTAGAAGAAGAGATTGTTTGCACTGCAACTGAAATTTACAAGATATTGGAAAAAGGTTCTGCAAAAAGGCGTACTGCCGAGACTCTTCTGAACAAACAGAGTAGCCGTTCTCACTCCATATTTTCTATCACAATTCACATCAAGGAATGTACTCCGGAAGGTGAAGAAATGATTAAATGTGGAAAGCTAAATCTTGTGGACCTTGCGGGATCTGAGAACATTTCGCGTTCTGGTGCAAGAGAG GGTCGAGCAAGAGAGGCTGGGGAGATAAATAAAAGCTTGCTTACACTTGGTCGAGTGATCAATGCTCTGGTTGAGCACTCAGGTCACGTTCCATATAG AGATAGCAAATTAACAAGGCTGTTGAGGGATTCATTGGGTGGTAAAACCAAGACATGTATTATTGCCACAGTATCACCATCCATTCACTGTCTGGAAGAAACCCTCAGTACCTTGGATTATGCGCACCGtgctaaaaatatcaaaaacaaaCCAGAG GTTAATCAGAAAATGATGAAATCTGCAATGATTAAAGATCTGTATTCTGAAATTGACAGACTAAAGCAAG AGGTGTATGCTGCAAGAGAGAAAAATGGAATCTATATACCGCGTGATCGTTACCTTCACGAAGAAGCTGAGAAGAAG GCCATGGCTGAAAAAATAGAACGCATGGAACTAGACGCAGACTCTAAGGATAAG AACCTGGTGGAGCTTCAAGAACTCTACAATTCCCAGCAACTTTTGACTGCTGAATTAAGTGGGAAACTCGAAAAAACTGAG AGAAGTCTAGAAGAAACTGAGCAGACGTTGTTTGATCTTGAGGAAAGGCACAAACAAGCAAATGCAACAATTAAGGAAAAGGAATTCTTGATATCAAATCTCCTAAAATCTG AGAAAGAACTGGTAGAACGTGCAATTGAACTACGAGCAGAGCTTGAGAATGCTGCATCGGATGTGTCAAACCTGTTTTCCAAAATTG AGCGGaaggataaaattgaagaaggaaATAGGGTACTTATCCAAAAATTTCAGTCTCAGTTAGCTCAGCAACTTGAAGCTTTGCACAAGACAGTTTCAGCATCTGTAATGCATCAAGAGCAGCAACTGAAGGATATGGAAGAAGATATGCAGTCTTTTGTATCAACAAAATCAGAG GCTACTGAAGATCTTAGAATAAGGGTGGGAGAATTGAAAAACATGTATGGTTCTGGCATTAAAGCTTTGGATAATCTAGCCGAGGAGCTTAAAGCAAATAACCAATTAACTTATGAAGACTTGAAATCTGAAGTAGCTAAGCATTCATCGGCCTTGGAGGAT CTTTTCAAAGGAATCGCCTTAGAAGCAGATTCATTACTGAATGATCTTCAAAATAGTCTCCACAAGCAAGAGGCCAATTTAACTGCTTATGCTCATCAACAACGAGAG GCACATGCCAGGGCAGTCGAGACTACACGTGCAGTATCTAAAATAACGATGAACTTTTTTGAGACAATAGACAGGCATGCTTCCAGTTTGACCCAAATTGTGGAAGAAACACAAGTTGTTAATGATCAGAAATTGTCCGAGCTTGAAAAGAAGTTTGAG GAGTGCACTGCTTATGAAGAAAAGCAACTGCTGGAGAAAGTGGCAGAAATGCTAGCAAGTTCAAATGCTAGAAAGAAAAAACTG GTTCAAATGGCCGTTAATGATCTTCGAGAAAGTGCAAACTGTAGAACCAGTAAATTGCAGCGAGAAGCATTAACCATGCAAGAATCCACTTCTTCTGTCAAGACAGAATGGATAGTTCACATGAAAAAAACAGAATCCAACTATCATGAGGATACTTCTGCTGTGGAATATGGAAAGAAAGACCTTGCAGAGGTTCTTGAAATCTG CCTCAACAAGGCAGAAGTAGGTTCACAACAATGGAGAAATGCTCAAGATTCCTTGCTTAGTTTAGAGAAGAGAAATGCTGCTTCTGTGGATACTATTGTTCG GGGAGGAATGGAAGCTAACCAAGCTTTACGTACCCGATTCTCAAGTTCTGTGTCAACTACACTTGAAGATGCAGGAATAGCAAACACAGATATTAACTCATCTATTGATC ATTCGTTGCAACTTGATCATGAAGCTTGTGGGAATTTGAATTCCATGATTACACCATGCTGTGGTGACTTGAGAGAATTGAAGGGTGGTCATTACCACAGGATTGTGGAGATAACTGAAAATGCAGGGAAATGTCTTCTCAATGAATACATG GTTGATGAACCATCTTGTTCGACACCGACAAGAAGACTCTTCAATTTACCCAGCGTTTCATCTATAGAGGAGCTAAGAACACCATCATTTGAGGAACTTTTGAAGGCATTCTGGGATGCAAAATCTCAGAAACTATCAAATGGAGATATTAAACACACTGGTTCATATGAAGCCACTCAATCAGTAAGAGATTCCAGAGTTCCTCTTACCACCATTAACTAA
- the LOC123897247 gene encoding kinesin-like protein KIN-5D isoform X1: MEVQQKRGGGGGGLVPLSPSQTPRSTDKAVRDLRSADSNSNSHSKYDKEKGVNVQVLVRCRPMNEDEMRLHTPVVISCNEGRREVAAVQSIANKQIDRTFVFDKVFGPTSQQKELYDQAVSPIVYEVLEGYNCTIFAYGQTGTGKTYTMEGGAIKKNGEFPTDAGVIPRAVKQIFDILEAQSAEYSMKVTFLELYNEEITDLLAPEETTKFVDEKSKKPIALMEDGKGGVLVRGLEEEIVCTATEIYKILEKGSAKRRTAETLLNKQSSRSHSIFSITIHIKECTPEGEEMIKCGKLNLVDLAGSENISRSGAREGRAREAGEINKSLLTLGRVINALVEHSGHVPYRDSKLTRLLRDSLGGKTKTCIIATVSPSIHCLEETLSTLDYAHRAKNIKNKPEVNQKMMKSAMIKDLYSEIDRLKQEVYAAREKNGIYIPRDRYLHEEAEKKAMAEKIERMELDADSKDKNLVELQELYNSQQLLTAELSGKLEKTERSLEETEQTLFDLEERHKQANATIKEKEFLISNLLKSEKELVERAIELRAELENAASDVSNLFSKIERKDKIEEGNRVLIQKFQSQLAQQLEALHKTVSASVMHQEQQLKDMEEDMQSFVSTKSEATEDLRIRVGELKNMYGSGIKALDNLAEELKANNQLTYEDLKSEVAKHSSALEDLFKGIALEADSLLNDLQNSLHKQEANLTAYAHQQREAHARAVETTRAVSKITMNFFETIDRHASSLTQIVEETQVVNDQKLSELEKKFEVTAMSFRIDINHDKVFTYFLLLTLMFLILYLVQECTAYEEKQLLEKVAEMLASSNARKKKLVQMAVNDLRESANCRTSKLQREALTMQESTSSVKTEWIVHMKKTESNYHEDTSAVEYGKKDLAEVLEICLNKAEVGSQQWRNAQDSLLSLEKRNAASVDTIVRGGMEANQALRTRFSSSVSTTLEDAGIANTDINSSIDHSLQLDHEACGNLNSMITPCCGDLRELKGGHYHRIVEITENAGKCLLNEYMVDEPSCSTPTRRLFNLPSVSSIEELRTPSFEELLKAFWDAKSQKLSNGDIKHTGSYEATQSVRDSRVPLTTIN; encoded by the exons ATGGAGGTTCAACAGAAacgaggtggtggtggtggtggattgGTGCCGTTATCGCCGTCGCAGACGCCGCGTTCGACGGATAAAGCAGTGCGAGATCTACGATCTGCTGATTCGAATTCAAATAGTCATAGTAAGTATGATAAAGAGAAAGGAGTTAATGTTCAGGTTTTGGTTCGGTGTAG GCCAATGAATGAAGATGAAATGCGGCTTCATACACCGGTTGTGATTTCGTGtaatgaaggaagaagagaagtTGCAGCTGTTCAGAGTATAGCTAACAAGCAGATCGATAGAACTTTTGTATTTGATAAG GTGTTTGGTCCTACCTCTCAACAGAAAGAATTGTATGATCAGGCGGTGTCTCCCATTGTGTATGAAGTGCTTGAGGGATATAACTGTACAATTTTTGCATATGGACAGACAGGAACAGGGAAGACATACACCATGGAAGGAGGCGCGATAAAGAAG AATGGCGAATTTCCAACTGATGCTGGTGTCATCCCAAGAGCTGTGAAGCAGATTTTTGATATATTAGAAGCTCAGAGTGCTGAATACAGTATGAAAGTAACATTTTTGGAGCTTTACAATGAGGAAATAACTGATCTTTTGGCCCCTGAGGAGACTACAAAATTTGTAGATGAAAAGTCTAAGAAACCTATTGCTTTAATGGAAGATGGGAAAGGGGGTGTTCTTGTTAGAGGATTAGAAGAAGAGATTGTTTGCACTGCAACTGAAATTTACAAGATATTGGAAAAAGGTTCTGCAAAAAGGCGTACTGCCGAGACTCTTCTGAACAAACAGAGTAGCCGTTCTCACTCCATATTTTCTATCACAATTCACATCAAGGAATGTACTCCGGAAGGTGAAGAAATGATTAAATGTGGAAAGCTAAATCTTGTGGACCTTGCGGGATCTGAGAACATTTCGCGTTCTGGTGCAAGAGAG GGTCGAGCAAGAGAGGCTGGGGAGATAAATAAAAGCTTGCTTACACTTGGTCGAGTGATCAATGCTCTGGTTGAGCACTCAGGTCACGTTCCATATAG AGATAGCAAATTAACAAGGCTGTTGAGGGATTCATTGGGTGGTAAAACCAAGACATGTATTATTGCCACAGTATCACCATCCATTCACTGTCTGGAAGAAACCCTCAGTACCTTGGATTATGCGCACCGtgctaaaaatatcaaaaacaaaCCAGAG GTTAATCAGAAAATGATGAAATCTGCAATGATTAAAGATCTGTATTCTGAAATTGACAGACTAAAGCAAG AGGTGTATGCTGCAAGAGAGAAAAATGGAATCTATATACCGCGTGATCGTTACCTTCACGAAGAAGCTGAGAAGAAG GCCATGGCTGAAAAAATAGAACGCATGGAACTAGACGCAGACTCTAAGGATAAG AACCTGGTGGAGCTTCAAGAACTCTACAATTCCCAGCAACTTTTGACTGCTGAATTAAGTGGGAAACTCGAAAAAACTGAG AGAAGTCTAGAAGAAACTGAGCAGACGTTGTTTGATCTTGAGGAAAGGCACAAACAAGCAAATGCAACAATTAAGGAAAAGGAATTCTTGATATCAAATCTCCTAAAATCTG AGAAAGAACTGGTAGAACGTGCAATTGAACTACGAGCAGAGCTTGAGAATGCTGCATCGGATGTGTCAAACCTGTTTTCCAAAATTG AGCGGaaggataaaattgaagaaggaaATAGGGTACTTATCCAAAAATTTCAGTCTCAGTTAGCTCAGCAACTTGAAGCTTTGCACAAGACAGTTTCAGCATCTGTAATGCATCAAGAGCAGCAACTGAAGGATATGGAAGAAGATATGCAGTCTTTTGTATCAACAAAATCAGAG GCTACTGAAGATCTTAGAATAAGGGTGGGAGAATTGAAAAACATGTATGGTTCTGGCATTAAAGCTTTGGATAATCTAGCCGAGGAGCTTAAAGCAAATAACCAATTAACTTATGAAGACTTGAAATCTGAAGTAGCTAAGCATTCATCGGCCTTGGAGGAT CTTTTCAAAGGAATCGCCTTAGAAGCAGATTCATTACTGAATGATCTTCAAAATAGTCTCCACAAGCAAGAGGCCAATTTAACTGCTTATGCTCATCAACAACGAGAG GCACATGCCAGGGCAGTCGAGACTACACGTGCAGTATCTAAAATAACGATGAACTTTTTTGAGACAATAGACAGGCATGCTTCCAGTTTGACCCAAATTGTGGAAGAAACACAAGTTGTTAATGATCAGAAATTGTCCGAGCTTGAAAAGAAGTTTGAGGTGACTGCAATGTCTTTTCGGATAGACATAAATCATGATAAAGTTTTtacttattttcttcttttaactttAATGTTTCTCATTCTCTACTTGGTGCAGGAGTGCACTGCTTATGAAGAAAAGCAACTGCTGGAGAAAGTGGCAGAAATGCTAGCAAGTTCAAATGCTAGAAAGAAAAAACTG GTTCAAATGGCCGTTAATGATCTTCGAGAAAGTGCAAACTGTAGAACCAGTAAATTGCAGCGAGAAGCATTAACCATGCAAGAATCCACTTCTTCTGTCAAGACAGAATGGATAGTTCACATGAAAAAAACAGAATCCAACTATCATGAGGATACTTCTGCTGTGGAATATGGAAAGAAAGACCTTGCAGAGGTTCTTGAAATCTG CCTCAACAAGGCAGAAGTAGGTTCACAACAATGGAGAAATGCTCAAGATTCCTTGCTTAGTTTAGAGAAGAGAAATGCTGCTTCTGTGGATACTATTGTTCG GGGAGGAATGGAAGCTAACCAAGCTTTACGTACCCGATTCTCAAGTTCTGTGTCAACTACACTTGAAGATGCAGGAATAGCAAACACAGATATTAACTCATCTATTGATC ATTCGTTGCAACTTGATCATGAAGCTTGTGGGAATTTGAATTCCATGATTACACCATGCTGTGGTGACTTGAGAGAATTGAAGGGTGGTCATTACCACAGGATTGTGGAGATAACTGAAAATGCAGGGAAATGTCTTCTCAATGAATACATG GTTGATGAACCATCTTGTTCGACACCGACAAGAAGACTCTTCAATTTACCCAGCGTTTCATCTATAGAGGAGCTAAGAACACCATCATTTGAGGAACTTTTGAAGGCATTCTGGGATGCAAAATCTCAGAAACTATCAAATGGAGATATTAAACACACTGGTTCATATGAAGCCACTCAATCAGTAAGAGATTCCAGAGTTCCTCTTACCACCATTAACTAA